The genomic stretch TGGCGATCTCGGCATCGGTCACGGCGGGGCCGCTGCTCTGCCGGTACGCGAAGCCGCCCGCCGCCTCCAGCCGCCGCAGCTTGCGGCGCAGCTCGTGGCGGTCCCGGCTGGCCAGGCCCTCCAGGTAGGCCGCCCAGCTGCCGGGCAAGGGGATCTCCCAGCTGGCCTCGCCGGCGGTCACCGCCAGCTGCCAGCCGGTCTCGCCAGCCGCCAGCCGCAGGCCGGCCAGGAGCCGGGCGTCGGGTCGCAAGCCCCGAAAATCCAGGGCCCGAAGCCCCTGGTCCCGGCAGATGCCAAGGAGCGCCCGGCAGAAGGACCCTTCCTGGCCGGGCACCAGCACGGCGTCCTGGTAATCGCACAGATCCGGGCTGCCGGCAAAGGCCGCCACCGCCCCCCGCCGCTGCAGGGCCACGAGACCCAGGAGCTGATTCCCCTGCCGGATGCCCCAGCAAAGCGGCGTGGCGCCGGCCCCGCAGCTCTCCCACCAGGCCCGCAGCCAGAACGGCTGGGCAAAGAGGCCGCTCCAGTCCAGCCCTGAGCCCGCATCCTGGCGCCACCGGTCCAGGTCATCGAGGCCCAGGACCACCAGCTCGGCAGACCGCGGCATCAGAGGTCATCCCGGTCCCGGAGCTGCCAGTGGCTGCCGCCCGGGGTATCCCGCACCTCCACCCCGTGCCGGGCCAGGCAGTGCCGCAAGCCATCCGCCTGCGGCCAGTGCCCCTCCTGGCGCCACGCCTGGCGCAGGGCCACCAGGTCGTCCACCAGGGGGGCGAGACAAGCGGCGGCACTCGCCGGCCGCCGGGCCAGGGCCTGGCCCAAGAGCGCAATGCCCTGCCGGAGCGCCGTACCCTCCCGGT from Thermodesulfobacteriota bacterium encodes the following:
- a CDS encoding GNAT family N-acetyltransferase, which gives rise to MPRSAELVVLGLDDLDRWRQDAGSGLDWSGLFAQPFWLRAWWESCGAGATPLCWGIRQGNQLLGLVALQRRGAVAAFAGSPDLCDYQDAVLVPGQEGSFCRALLGICRDQGLRALDFRGLRPDARLLAGLRLAAGETGWQLAVTAGEASWEIPLPGSWAAYLEGLASRDRHELRRKLRRLEAAGGFAYRQSSGPAVTDAEIASFLPLFVASRPDKAAFLTPARQAFFQAILAGGRQDGCLLMGWLERLGRPVAATLGFELSGTSYLYNNGYDPAYRDLSLGFVSKALAIRTSLERGMARYDLLKGSEPYKRRLGGRPVPLVRCRLTASSARR